The following DNA comes from Sparus aurata chromosome 3, fSpaAur1.1, whole genome shotgun sequence.
AGTAATGAGGATCAAATTAGTTGCAGCCAAAAGGGTCTTGTTTGCAGTTATATTTCCCTATTACTTTGTGTCTGTCGATATGCTTTGGAATTAAACAGGCTTGATTGGGCCGGTGACAATAATTCACTCACTCTGTTTAATTTGTAGGAGCGTGCTGGCCGTCACTGCGGAGGTCTGAGAGTGCTGAACTCCTACTGGGTGGGTGAGGACTCCACCTACAAGTTCTTTGAAGTGATTCTGATCGACCCCTTCCACAAGGCTGTCAGACGCAACCCAGACACCCAATGGATCACAAAGGCTGTGCACAAGCACAGAGAGATGCGTGGCCTGACATCTGCAGGAAAGAAGAGCCGAGGCCTGGGCAAGGGCCACAAGTTCCACCTGACCATTGGAGGCTCCCGTCGTGCAGCCTGGAAGAGGCGCAACACCCTGCAGCTGCGCCGCTATCGTTAGAGCATGCCACATGTCTGTACATTCAAGAAATAAACATCCTTTTTATGGTGATAGTCCTGTCTACTGTCTGGTTCATTCAGCCATTAATGCATgccattttagcatttttaaacaGAACAGGTTTCTTGGGGGGCTTCACAGCTCATACATCAGTGTGTAAAGTCTAGTGACTAAAAGTCTTGTGTACTACTGGATGATTTTATGGCTAAATGTGCAtacaagtgatgtcacttaaaACTTGTTTGCTTACCCTCCATCACTCTCTTGCCTCAGTCAATGCAGTAATCAAACATTTggcttttttaaatttaaatttttgaTAAGTGTGACCATCTAGTCAGTTAACAATGTCAGATAGCTAAATATGAATAGCTTCCATTTTGATTTGGTGTTTGAAAGATCTTGTAGAATTTTTAGACTTTGAATGTAAGTGTTACGGTGGTTTGTCATGCTGCCAGTCTGATGGCCACTACAATGTGACATCAGTTTGCATTTCTCCAAAAGTTGAGACAGTGCGATAGAAACAGGCGatgtgatgaaaaacaaaagttattgCAGGTTTAAGAATAAATACTTTTGACATTGGCAGGATCtttaaatctgtaaaaaaaaaaaaattaaaaaaaattgaatggGTGGATTTCATATCATTCATTGAACTATTTACATGTGCTTTCTTTTAGGTTGATCAAGTGATCCATTGTGACAAATTTCAATAATGGTAATCTCTTACATATTCTATATTGGTGGaacagttttattgttttgaagCTACACCTACACACCTACACCTACAATTTCTCTTCTAACTGCATTTGATCAGCTTGTTGATGAGGGTTCTCAGTATCCAGGTCGTGGTAATTCTATGTGCTGCCTCTAGGccaggcaactggacgtgtttttGATCAATTGTCAAATTGCAACATCATGAAGATTTCCATTGTAAGATGTACTGTTAATACTCTCACTACTTTGCTTTCATCAATATTTAATTATACACATACAACATTCTAGCAGGttatatgaatataaatcaaCCAGAATAGGTGGCTTACACATTTTGAAAGGTTTGCAAAAAgtacagtttttgttttcagttaaagAGGGGGAAATACTGCTTCCTGTAGTCCTCAGAGCAAATCAAGCTGATGTTCAAATGgcaaagcaacaaaacaacccTTTCAAAAATTAcgaagaaaatatgttttaaatgtagttctTCCTTGTAATTCAGAGTCAATTCTTTAATGGACTAAGAATCTGGTGAACGCAAGcatttaaacacacaatatgtaatttctgcctctAGGGGTCTCTCAGTCACAGTCGGACTAAACCAATAATTtggttttctcgagtgtcatggAAACGCATTGAGTGTTGTGGGGGTAGGTGCAGGTGGAGCAGAGCCACAGTGTTGCTCAGAACCAGTCAGCGCCGAAGGAGAGAGTCAGGTGCAGAGCCTGACCTTCTGGAGGCACAAACACCAGGAGTCACATTGGAGTTTGCTCTGATCTGGAGTCATTTACTTATGGTAGAGATTACATTTTAACAACCATAGCTGTAAAGTATCTATCTGTCATGATTGTcgcacaaatgttcacagataaggtaatgttttatttgtatttgcgTTATATTAAGTGTTGTTTGCTGACTGTATATGAGTCTATCCAAAGTATCTTAAAATTAAGAAAGAATATATTTAAACTGCCCGGTGAACCTCAGTGTAATGTTTTCTCTAAATGTAgattacattttattctgttCTGTTGCACCAAAATCTTAACTCCAATTTAAACTGTGATCTGGTATTAACTTAAAACTTAGACTTGGGGAGGTTTAGCCCATCTTTTAACATGgctgtcattttttaaaatgttcttaccAAAATAATAAAGTTACTGTGATACAATTAAAGGAAAGACTCAAACCGAATGAGTTTTATGATGCTGCTGAATTGAAGCTACCAGTTCAGTAAATTATGCAGCTGAACAGAAAATCTGGACCATCTGTCAGACAGGGCAACGAAAGAGATGCTTATCTAGTTGGCTTGGTTTGCACATATGCCTATCTCCATTACAACATGGGTACCTGCTTCAAAGTGCGTCCTCAACTAAAGATCACTTTTTTTGGGCAGAGgacatttaaaagcagcaggCTGGTCCCAGGCTATGACTAGCGCTCAGAGGAGCGGCTGTAAACATTATATATTCCTGCTTTCTTTCCGCTAAGAAGCTCCACCAATGTGGTAAATGCACATCTAAATTCCTATAATTGCTTCACAATTAAAGTCCAAtgtcattttaaagcttttattagcagaaaaatcaagaaaatgatgagttttcaccagcagtaattTAACATGACTCCTGAAACTACCTATCCAGCAACTGACTGAGCATAATTAAGTATGCCTATATGTCAAAGAGGATTTGcaaattattgtttttagaCTGTGCAGagtcacaactttttttttaaatcagggtTGAAGAATTTAGAACACCTGTCCCAAGGAGAACACAGAAGGATTTTGCCATTTGATTTTGCGGTACCACAGACAAAAAGGTGTGTTGTTAATACTATTTGTAATTGTATTGCCTCTGTTCATTTTGGTGACCGTCCTAGAGGAATATAGGACTCTTAGGGGTCAATAAAGTGTTAAGAGTATGTTACTTTGTTATGCTACTGAATTAACTCACTGGGTCTGGGTCACGGATATACATATTACAGCCCTTCGCTAAAATAGTCCCTTCCTGACCTACAGAGTGAAAGGGTCAAATGAGAACATGGAAGGGTGGAGTGAGAACTACAATCATCTCTCACATTACTCCCTCTTCATTGTCTCTCCTTACATTAGTCTGTGGGGTAGCAGTAACCCCTGACCTGCTCtgtaagacaaaaaaagaaaatggagaacAATATGCTCCAGTGTGGGATTGTTTACTCCTAAAAGGATTCATTGTAGTAAGTGAGGAAACATTAGCTGGGACTGAGAGTGCCTTGGGAAATGCCTGGTGCTCCATCTTTGTGTGGAGCCTCGGCCATCTCCTGCCTACTGGCTGGAGATGGAAAGGACGGAAGGTTCTCCATGTCATGTTAACCCAGTAAGAATGTAGTGTGGGGGTAAAGTGCTTGAGAGTCTCGTGACCTTGTGCCTGAGAACTGGATCTACTAGTCTGATGTGTGTATCCTATTCAGCCAGTATCCACTGCCAATTTTACTGGTAAAGTTATCTCTAATAACACAAACCACCGAAATATGTATTACTGTGAAGTACTCAGAGATCTTTAAAGCAAATAATTTGTACCCATTACATTTCAAAGATATGTATTGTTTTGCTCTGCCAGACTTTTCCTGGgggtttaaatgtttgtttatggtGCTCCATAAGATGTTTTCAAATAAGGACTGACTGATACGGTCTTTTCAGGGCTGATGCCAATACCAAGTTTTAGTAATCAAGGACACCAATAACCAGTATTTGCAACCAATACACATTttcagtaaaaatacaaatgtgacaGGATAACCTCCCAAATTACTTTGCacattcagattattcagtcaGCTGTAACTTTTGACATGAAATCAATCAGATACTGTTGAGGGACATTGGGACATATGGGCCCATTTTAATAGGGCTTGTTTGATACACCCATTAGACTCAGCTACAAGCACTAAAATGTGAAAGTCaaaggagctcagcattgatctgaaagagcacaTTAGTGATTTCAATgagtcaggaaagtcacttgaaGCCAattcaaagcagttacaggtcctaaaatcaactgtacaaacaattgtaagtataaagtgcatAGCACAGTTGTGTGTCACTGCCACAAtcaggaaaaaaactaaaactatcaCCTGCCTCTGAGAGAAAAAAGGTCAGTATGTGTCCACAGTCAAGAACATTTAGCACCGCCATGGGCTGAGAGACTGCCGTACACAAAAAAGAAGTCTTTGCTCGGGACACAGGACCTTAAAGCTcgactgaagtttgctgctgaccatatggacaaagaaaaaacctcaTAGAGGAAAACTCAGATGAAACAAATATTGAGTTTTTTGGCCACAATAAGCAGTGATATGTTTGGAGGAgaggtgaggcctttaacccTGAGCTGTTTTGCTGCAACTCTCATAGGCTTATTTATATTAAATAACTGTTGTTGTAATATTTTTGACACAATTGCTGCAAGAAATGGGCTGCTGTAGTGCGTTAAAGTCATGGATTTGGACCATGTCATGAATGGATGTCACTAATAACAGCAatatcccagactcccttacaacttggatgattttaagagttgctgTATGAGGACAAACTTAAATCTTTGAAACGGCTACAGCTAATTCTAAATCATTGGCGCcacttgtaaattcagcattaaatacaaaacattaagATGTCTCTTTCCTTACCAAACATGTCAGTTTGTCATAGCatcactgtctgtctctgtatctCAACTGTGTCTTAcctcccagcagctgtttgagcacactgtttcaactgatttcagaAGATCAACTTCATGCTCATGGACCACATCATTTTACGAAGCAGATCACTGTATCCCAATTTCAGTCATTCCCATTCTACGTTCCTGTCAATGTCGGAGGTCGGGATTTCCCAATTGAAATTTCCAACGTTCCAGGTTGCAAAATGCCAAACTGCcccagagaaagagagcaaaacGTTATACCCCTTTTCTACTGATCAGAAATTTCACCTAAACCTGCCAAGAtcaggcttttgtgtgcaatgggaatgtgtaaaactctgcatttacacccaGGTCGACTGAGTCTGCAGTAGACACAGGTTTATATCACCTTGGCTCGGCTTAGATCTAAACGTAAGACCCGGGGGAACGCGCTAAATTCCACCGCATAAAGTGATGATAGTGGTGGTGCATAATAAGGAAGGAATTTGGGATAAGATTTATTAAAAACGACTTATCACTGACAGTTTTGGAGGTGGccgttcattcctatgaaagctgctcagtggtgttttggAGCCAAAAATGCTTGACTTCCAGGCTGTGAAAATACCAGGATCGCCATCTAAGCCGGCTAACTCTGGGGTTAGTGCCTAgctcaaattatgacagtgTACAAATCATTTCATGGGTATTCTGACACTCAAAATATTTtatccactgttttacagcCGCTCCTTTCATAAAGAACAAGAACAAACCCAAtctacctcctcctacctccttttagcaccttaaagggctatatatataatttatttatattactatttcctctatgtgttgcttttttatttgttgctgcgagagcaccctcaatttcattgtaccctcctgtacaatgacaataaagactattctattctattctattcttaaggattgactttttttcttctgtttcaacTGTTTCCACTGCATTTGTGACGTGAAACATGACATCAGTGATGTACAATGTAACGCTTTGTCATCACAGACGGGCTGCCATGCCTACGGAAAGTGGGAATGGCGTCAAAAAGCAATTTTTAGAAGGATGACCTGCATATAAAAAGCCTGTGTAGAACTGCTGATTTTGGTTGGAAAAGCTGTATTAGTTCAGAAATGAAGTCC
Coding sequences within:
- the rpl15 gene encoding large ribosomal subunit protein eL15 — its product is MGAYRYMQELWRKKQSDVMRFLLRVRCWQYRQLSNLHRAPRPTRPDKARRLGYKAKQGYVIYRVRVRRGGRKRPVPKGATYGKPVHHGVNQIKFARSLQSTAEERAGRHCGGLRVLNSYWVGEDSTYKFFEVILIDPFHKAVRRNPDTQWITKAVHKHREMRGLTSAGKKSRGLGKGHKFHLTIGGSRRAAWKRRNTLQLRRYR